Proteins encoded within one genomic window of Fragaria vesca subsp. vesca linkage group LG1, FraVesHawaii_1.0, whole genome shotgun sequence:
- the LOC101313260 gene encoding TMV resistance protein N-like — translation MDDRELQKGKSISTELFAAIEESNIALVVLSLNYASSAWCLDELLKILECMEARKTIYPIFYNVDPCEVRRQTGNFAEAFTKHEKRPSDDTEKVQKWRAALTKVSNFSGWNSKDYRYESELIKNIVAAVRMQSRPTLFSSMENLVGIDSRVEAVKSLLGVGMNDIHFIGVWGMGGIGKTTIAKVLFDQISNQFEFRGFISNVRSNEERRGLVQLQKELISRTNVRDVHEGATMIKRFLRHKRVLLVRDDVNHSDHLEYLAGKEDWFGFGSIIIITTRDAHLLVKHGVLRRYEVQGLNTIEALQLFCQNAFKKDYPEQSYRDLSNQVVNYAKGLPLALKVLGSLLHGRGPSAWESTLAKLREVRNAEIFETLKISYDGLDDDEKNIFLDIACLYKGYEKNAVIEVLKSCGFHATIGIDVLVERSLLTISDAGSVEQLEMHDLLQEMGLEIVRRESPKEPGKRSRLSLKKDVIHVLRKNRGTDAAEAIVLRVNKDADTELHFPGKSFSKMTNLRILILDGVCVHLSDCLEYLSSELRSLIWWKCPLQSLASVTSLEYLQVLEMRHSHIEYLWEGEKPLYSLKRIDLSHSLNLLKTPDFSGSPDLEYLNLEGCIQLYEVDSSVGFLERLVQINLMRCENLRLLPSRVSGLKSLKVFDLSDCSKLEKLPADLGHLESLVQLNVNGTALRELPACMGLRNLKELVFCRCKRPPISKLLPSFAGLHSLTKLDLSYCNLLEGAIPDNIGCPSSLKKLYLSGNQSVTLPESLSQLHRLELLVLNNCPNLQRLPKLMSGVRVGARYCISLEIVPEHLSSALFLQEPVGYVEAWMESLLFHLP, via the exons CCATTTCTACGGAACTTTTCGCTGCAATTGAAGAATCAAATATTGCACTCGTCGTACTCTCACTAAATTATGCATCTTCAGCATGGTGCTTGGATGAACTTTTGAAGATTCTTGAGTGCATGGAAGCTAGGAAAACAATTTATCCAATATTCTATAATGTCGATCCCTGTGAAGTGAGACGACAAACTGGAAATTTTGCAGAAGCCTTCACCAAACATGAAAAGAGACCTAGTGACGACACAGAGAAGGTGCAAAAGTGGAGAGCTGCTCTAACAAAAGTGTCAAACTTCTCTGGGTGGAATTCAAAGGACTACAG GTATGAATCGGAGCTCATCAAGAACATTGTTGCTGCAGTAAGGATGCAATCACGCCCAACATTGTTTAGTTCAATGGAGAACCTAGTTGGGATTGATTCAAGAGTAGAAGCAGTTAAATCGCTTTTAGGTGTAGGGATGAATGATATTCACTTTATAGGGGTATGGGGAATGGGTGGAATTGGTAAGACAACGATTGCCAAAGTACTTTTTGATCAAATCTCTAATCAGTTTGAGTTCAGGGGCTTTATTTCTAATGTTAGAAGCAATGAAGAAAGAAGGGGTCTGGTTCAGTTACAAAAGGAACTTATTTCTAGGACTAACGTACGGGATGTTCATGAAGGAGCCACAATGATAAAGAGATTTCTACGTCACAAAAGGGTTCTTCTCGTTCGTGATGATGTTAATCATTCGGACCATTTGGAGTACTTGGCTGGAAAGGAAGACTGGTTTGGTTTTGGAAGCATAATTATCATTACAACTAGAGATGCTCACCTGTTAGTTAAACATGGAGTGCTGAGAAGATATGAGGTCCAAGGACTAAATACTATTGAAGCTCTTCAGCTTTTTTGCCAGAACGCCTTTAAGAAAGATTACCCTGAACAAAGTTACCGTGATTTGTCTAATCAAGTTGTGAATTATGCTAAAGGTCTCCCTCTAGCTCTTAAAGTCTTGGGATCTCTTTTGCATGGAAGAGGTCCTAGTGCATGGGAAAGTACGTTGGCAAAATTGAGAGAAGTTCGTAATGCAGAAATTTTCGAGACACTTAAAATAAGTTATGATGGTCTAGATGACGATGAGAAGAATATCTTTCTAGATATTGCATGTTTATACAAAGGATATGAGAAAAATGCAGTAATAGAAGTACTCAAGAGTTGTGGCTTTCATGCAACTATTGGGATTGATGTACTTGTGGAGAGATCTCTCTTAACTATTTCAGATGCTGGCAGTGTAGAACAACTAGAAATGCATGATTTGCTGCAAGAAATGGGCCTAGAAATTGTTCGCCGAGAATCTCCTAAGGAGCCAGGCAAGCGCAGTAGGTTGAGCCTTAAAAAGGATGTTATTCACGTCCTGAGAAAAAATAGA GGAACAGATGCAGCGGAAGCCATAGTACTACGTGTGAATAAAGATGCAGACACAGAATTACACTTTCCCGGAAAATCCTTTTCAAAGATGACAAATTTGAGAATACTGATACTTGATGGTGTTTGTGTGCACCTCTCGGACTGCCTCGAGTATCTTTCAAGTGAGTTACGGAGTCTAATCTGGTGGAAATGTCCTCTACAATCTTTGGCGTCAGTTACCAGCCTAGAGTACTTACAAGTACTTGAAATGCGCCATAGCCATATTGAATATCTGTGGGAGGGTGAAAAG CCTCTATACAGTTTGAAACGAATCGACCTCAGTCACTCTTTGAATCTTCTGAAGACCCCTGACTTCAGTGGTAGTCCAGATCTTGAATACTTGAATCTTGAAGGTTGTATACAGCTGTACGAGGTTGATTCATCCGTTGGATTCCTTGAAAGACTTGTTCAGATAAACTTGATGCGTTGCGAAAACCTTAGGCTTCTTCCAAGCAGGGTATCTGGCTTAAAATCGCTAAAAGTTTTTGATCTTTCAGATTGCTCGAAGCTTGAGAAATTACCGGCAGACTTGGGCCATTTAGAGAGTCTGGTACAACTTAATGTGAATGGAACTGCCTTGAGAGAACTGCCTGCATGCATGGGTCTTCGAAATCTCAAAGAATTAGTCTTTTGTAGATGTAAAAGACCACCGATATCTAAGTTGCTGCCTTCCTTTGCTGGTTTACATTCTTTAACAAAACTGGATTTGTCGTACTGCAATCTTTTGGAAGGAGCTATCCCTGATAATATCGGCTGTCCATCCTCTTTAAAGAAACTATATCTATCTGGTAACCAATCTGTTACCCTTCCGGAGAGCCTCAGTCAACTTCACAGGCTTGAACTTCTTGTTTTGAATAATTGCCCGAACCTTCAAAGATTACCAAAGCTTATGTCTGGTGTACGAGTGGGTGCTAGGTATTGCATTTCATTGGAGATAGTTCCAGAACATCTGTCAAGCGCATTGTTTCTGCAAGAACCCGTAGGCTATGTAGAAGCTTGGATGGAATCTCTTCTCTTCCATTTGCCGTAG